The Elusimicrobiota bacterium sequence TATCCCCTCGCCCGCGCGGCGGTGGCCGTGGGCGTGGCGGCGGTGTTCATGGAAGTCCATCCCGACCCGGAAAAAGCCCTTTCCGACGGACCCAACGCCGTCCGGCTGGCCCATGTGCCGGAACTGATGAAGCGCCTTCTCGCCATCGACCGCGTGGTGAAGCGCCGAGGATTTGTTCGAAACATTTTCGTCTGACAGCGAGGCGGGTATGAAAAAAGAGAAAAACAAGAGCGAGCCGTCCATCCCCTCTCCGGCGATTCCAGCGTCGGAGCCCTGGCGGCCCACGTGGCGGTGGCACTTGAAGGCCTTGGGGGGGATTTATCTTTTTTTGGTCCTCTTCTATTTCGCCGTGGACCGTTGGTTGTCCCGTCTTCCGGAGCCCTACCGGTTGCGGGACGTGCCCGTCGAAATGACCCCCTGGCTGAAAAAGTAGGGTTCCCATGAAGAAACCCGCCCTTGTTTCCGCCGCCCGTTGGGCGGACCGCGCCCGCCGCACCCTGCGGATCGAAGCGCGCGCCGTGGCCGACCAGGTGGCCCATGTGGACCGACATTTCGTTCTGGCCGCCGAGCGGTTGATCCGGACCCGGGGACGGGTGGTGGTGATGGGGATCGGCAAATCGGGTTTGATCGGGCGGAAGCTGGCCGCCACGCTCTCCTCCACGGGGACGGCGGCTTATTTCGTCCATCCGACGGACGGTCTCCACGGCGACGTGGGGATGGTGTTGGCGGGAGACACGGTGCTGGCGCTCTCCCACTCGGGGGAGACGGAGGAACTGAAAAAAATTCTCGGCACGCTCCGGAATTTGAAAGTGTTTTTGATCGCCTTGACGGGTCGGCCCCGGTCGCCCTTGGGGCGCGCGGCGGACCTGGTCGTCAACACGTCGGTGCGGGGCGAGGCCTGTCCGTTCAATATCACGCCCACGGCCTCCACCACGGCCATGCTCGCCATGGGCGACGCCTTGGCGCTCTTGGCCATGGAGATGCGGGGGTTCGGCCGGGAAGATTTCGCCCGCCTCCATCCCGCGGGGACCTTGGGCAAGCGGCTGACGCTTCGGGTGGGGGAACTGATGCATCAAGGGACGGACAACCCGCTGGTGCCGGAGTCCAAACGGGTCGAAGACGCTTTAGCGGTGATGACCCGGACCCGGCTCGGGGCCGCTTCCCTGGTGGACGGTCGGGGCCGCCTGACGGGGGTGTTCACCGACGGCGATTTGCGGCGGCGTTTGCAAAAAGATCCGGCGCTGTTGTCTAAAACCCTTTCGGCGGTCATGACGCGGTCGCCCCGGACCGTGGGGGTGGACGACCTGGCCGCCGATGTGGCCCCTCTGTTCCGAAAATACGGGTTGGATAACTTCCCCGTGGTGGACCGACGGGGGCGGCCGGTGGGCGTGCTGGACGAAAAGGATCTCCTCGATGAAGGCCTTGTTTAAAAAACTGCCGAGAGGGTCGGCTCTCTCCCAAAAGGAGCTCCTCCGCCGCGCCAAAAAAATCCGATTGTTCGCCATGGACGTGGACGGCGTTTTGACCGACGGAAAGATCGTCGTGCTCGACTCCGGCGAAGAAGTTAAAAGCTGGGATGTGAAGGACCGCATCGCGTTCTTCATTTTACGGAAGTTCGGCGACCGGTTTCGGGTGGCATGGATCACGGGTCGGAAGTCCCTCCAGGTGGAGACCCGCGCGAAAGAAATCGGGGTCGCCTCCCTTTTTCAAAACTGCGACCACAAAGGGCGGGCGTTGGAGGAGGCCGCGGCGGGGCTCTCACTGACGATGGAGCAGACCGTGTTCATGGGGGACGACTTGGTGGACCTTCCGGCGCTTCGGCGGGCGGGGCTCGCCGTTTGTCCGTCGGACGCCCACCCGTCGGTTCGGGCGGTGTGCCACTGGGTGACGAAGTCTCCCGGCGGGAACGGGGCGGTGCGGGAAATGGCGGATTTTGTGTTGGAAGCGCAGGGCTTGATGGGACCGTTGCTTGAAATGTTCGAGAACCCGGACCGCCGTCCGAATCCGTAACCTGGCCGCGGGGGCGCTGGCCGCCTTGGCGGCCTGTCGACCCGTGCGGGGGCCCGCGTACCCGGACACGGTCGAGGCTCCCGACCAAACCATGGACGACTTCACGATGGATTCCTACGCCGCCCTGGCCCGCGTGTGGTCTTTAAGGGCGCCCCACGCCGATATTTTTGAAAAGGACCACCGCGTGGAGCTCACCCAACCGCGCATCCGTTTTTTTTCCGCGGGGCGGCCGGGTTCCACCGTGGCGGCGGCCCAGGGCCGGCTGGACACGGAAACCAAAGACATGTGGGCCGGGGGCGGCGTGGTGATGGTGTCCACGGAAGGGGCGCGCCTCGAAAGCGATTGGGTGCGCTACGAGAAGAGCACCGAACGGTTTATTTCCACGGCGGCCGTGACCATTACCCGCGGTCGTTCGGTGGTCACGGGAATCGGCTGGCAGGCGCGGTCGGACCTCTCGGATTTATTGATCACTCATCAGCGGGGAGAGATCGCCCCAGAAGACGAGCGCGGGTTTAAGAAGAAATGAGGCGTGCCGAAGAGAGAAACGGTTTTACGGGACGCCTTTTGTTTTTTGCGGTCTTGGCGGTGGCGGGAGAAGCGGCGGCGGGGGGGCCGGACGTGGGGGTTTCCACGGCGGCGCCCAAGGCCGTGATCACGAGCCGGTCCGTGCGGGTGTTGGACAAGGGAGGGCGGGTGGAGTTCACGGGGGACGTGAAGCTCACCCGGGGAGACGATTTTTTGTCGACGGATCGCCTGGTGACCGAGGAGGCCACCAACGTGTCGCGGGCGACCGGGCACGTTTACTTTCGGCAGGAGAACGCCGGCGAAGGGGTTCGCTGGGAAGCTTGGGGAGAGCGGGGCGTTTACGACTCCGAGGTCGCGTCGGGAACCCTGTGGGGGAACAGCCCGCCGGCCCGTGCTCGGCGGACGCCTTTGGGGCCTGGCGCGACGCCCGGCGGAAAAGTGGACTTGGAAGCGCCGGAGATTTCCTTTGCCCGGGTGGCCGTTTCCACGGCGCCCGGCTCCCGCGCCCTGGGAAGGGCCCGTGCGGCCGGGGGTGTGTACGTGAAAAGCGCGGAGGACGTTCCGATTCCGCGGGTGACGGAAATGTGGTCGGACCGGGCGGACTACGATGGACCGGCGGACCGGTTTCGGTTGGAAGGGGCCTTTCGTCCATGGCCCGGCCTCCCTCCGCCCGGGGATCCCCCCGCTCGTTTGGACCGGCCTTACGCCCGCCAGGTCCAGGGTTCGGAGCGGCGGCAACTCCGGGGAGAAATCATCAATTTTCACCCCGCCGCGCGGCGACTGGTGGTGGAAC is a genomic window containing:
- the lptC gene encoding LPS export ABC transporter periplasmic protein LptC, translating into MKCSRTRTAVRIRNLAAGALAALAACRPVRGPAYPDTVEAPDQTMDDFTMDSYAALARVWSLRAPHADIFEKDHRVELTQPRIRFFSAGRPGSTVAAAQGRLDTETKDMWAGGGVVMVSTEGARLESDWVRYEKSTERFISTAAVTITRGRSVVTGIGWQARSDLSDLLITHQRGEIAPEDERGFKKK
- a CDS encoding HAD hydrolase family protein; its protein translation is MKALFKKLPRGSALSQKELLRRAKKIRLFAMDVDGVLTDGKIVVLDSGEEVKSWDVKDRIAFFILRKFGDRFRVAWITGRKSLQVETRAKEIGVASLFQNCDHKGRALEEAAAGLSLTMEQTVFMGDDLVDLPALRRAGLAVCPSDAHPSVRAVCHWVTKSPGGNGAVREMADFVLEAQGLMGPLLEMFENPDRRPNP
- a CDS encoding KpsF/GutQ family sugar-phosphate isomerase yields the protein MKKPALVSAARWADRARRTLRIEARAVADQVAHVDRHFVLAAERLIRTRGRVVVMGIGKSGLIGRKLAATLSSTGTAAYFVHPTDGLHGDVGMVLAGDTVLALSHSGETEELKKILGTLRNLKVFLIALTGRPRSPLGRAADLVVNTSVRGEACPFNITPTASTTAMLAMGDALALLAMEMRGFGREDFARLHPAGTLGKRLTLRVGELMHQGTDNPLVPESKRVEDALAVMTRTRLGAASLVDGRGRLTGVFTDGDLRRRLQKDPALLSKTLSAVMTRSPRTVGVDDLAADVAPLFRKYGLDNFPVVDRRGRPVGVLDEKDLLDEGLV